A portion of the Homalodisca vitripennis isolate AUS2020 chromosome 2, UT_GWSS_2.1, whole genome shotgun sequence genome contains these proteins:
- the LOC124355344 gene encoding N-acetylmuramoyl-L-alanine amidase-like isoform X2, whose product MTSPLVIGDIVRAEEDVVASVSGQVVSTVGHSRSDSESSLDDHRLLPVSHNTGVRSLHINNLYAKSESLHVGTDYTVVVNSGREEIVPRLISYFGWERRNLGLYDTIFGLHHKWYFLIVTLVTISVLTCLVSGVVFSFNFLVLSDDKSPPPPTNLKESVSEVVVLQKWVWYLLIAMVSLSCLNLVSTAMLAYDKFKKPNPRLSDYVDSVPRHLLIMAPRIMNRRSWNAAPPLGTLDVNRLPVKMVVVTHTETEPCSSPDLCREQINSLQRTHMGARDWLDIAYNFLIGEDGSVYIGRGWDFLGSHTKGHNVGNLGVALMGTFAHLEPTNEQMEALRKLIQLGVKMNKISDSYSLVCQCQLQVVDFPEVKLMEKLKSWERFQRDLPVIRRSEV is encoded by the exons ATGACTTCTCCACTCGTCATAGGAGACATTGTGCGCGCTGAAGAGGATGTGGTGGCCAGCGTCTCTGGACAGGTTGTCTCTACAGTCGGGCACAGCAGGAGCGATTCAGAGAGCAGCCTTGATGATCACAGACTTCTCCCTGTAAGCCACAATACAGGAGTCCGAAGCCTCCACATAAACAATTTGTACGCCAAGTCGGAGTCTCTCCACGTCGGGACCGACTATACCGTCGTGGTCAACTCTGGGCGTGAAGAAATCGTGCCGAGGCTCATATCTTACTTCGGCTGGGAAAGACGCAATCTTGGCCTGTACG atactATTTTCGGACTGCACCACAAATGGTATTTTCTCATAGTCACCCTCGTCACGATCTCGGTATTGACGTGTCTGGTGTCGGGTGTAGTGTTCTCCTTCAACTTTCTGGTGCTGTCTGATGACAAATCTCCCCCTCCCCCCACAAATCTCAAGGAAAGTGTTTCAG AGGTGGTGGTGCTGCAGAAGTGGGTGTGGTATCTTCTAATAGCCATGGTGTCACTGAGCTGTCTCAACTTGGTCTCCACGGCGATGTTGGCTTACGACAAGTTCAAGAAGCCTAATCCCCGCCTCAGCGATTATGTGGACTCAG TTCCACGACACCTTCTGATCATGGCACCGCGGATAATGAACCGCCGCTCCTGGAATGCCGCTCCGCCCTTAGGCACCTTGGATGTCAACCGGTTGCCGGTCAAGATGGTAGTGGTCACCCACACCGAAACGGAACCCTGCTCGTCCCCGGATCTGTGTCGGGAGCAGATAAACAGCCTGCAACGGACCCACATGGGCGCCAGAGATTGGCTGGATATCGCCTACAACTTCCTGATCGGCGAGGACGGATCGGTCTATATTGGCCGCGGCTGGGACTTTCTGGGGTCTCACACCAAAGGACACAACGTTGGCAATCTCGGGGTGGCGTTGATGGGCACCTTCGCCCACTTGGAGCCCACCAACGAGCAGATGGAAGCGCTGAGAAAACTCATTCAGTTGGGCGTCAAGATGAATAAGATATCGGACAGTTACAGTCTGGTGTGTCAGTGTCAACTACAGGTGGTCGACTTCCCCGAGGTGAAGTTGATGGAGAAGCTTAAATCTTGGGAGAGGTTCCAGAGGGACCTTCCAGTGATAAGGAGGAGTGAGGTTTAG
- the LOC124355344 gene encoding N-acetylmuramoyl-L-alanine amidase-like isoform X1 — MTSPLVIGDIVRAEEDVVASVSGQVVSTVGHSRSDSESSLDDHRLLPVSHNTGVRSLHINNLYAKSESLHVGTDYTVVVNSGREEIVPRLISYFGWERRNLGLYDTIFGLHHKWYFLIVTLVTISVLTCLVSGVVFSFNFLVLSDDKSPPPPTNLKESVSEEVVVLQKWVWYLLIAMVSLSCLNLVSTAMLAYDKFKKPNPRLSDYVDSVPRHLLIMAPRIMNRRSWNAAPPLGTLDVNRLPVKMVVVTHTETEPCSSPDLCREQINSLQRTHMGARDWLDIAYNFLIGEDGSVYIGRGWDFLGSHTKGHNVGNLGVALMGTFAHLEPTNEQMEALRKLIQLGVKMNKISDSYSLVCQCQLQVVDFPEVKLMEKLKSWERFQRDLPVIRRSEV; from the exons ATGACTTCTCCACTCGTCATAGGAGACATTGTGCGCGCTGAAGAGGATGTGGTGGCCAGCGTCTCTGGACAGGTTGTCTCTACAGTCGGGCACAGCAGGAGCGATTCAGAGAGCAGCCTTGATGATCACAGACTTCTCCCTGTAAGCCACAATACAGGAGTCCGAAGCCTCCACATAAACAATTTGTACGCCAAGTCGGAGTCTCTCCACGTCGGGACCGACTATACCGTCGTGGTCAACTCTGGGCGTGAAGAAATCGTGCCGAGGCTCATATCTTACTTCGGCTGGGAAAGACGCAATCTTGGCCTGTACG atactATTTTCGGACTGCACCACAAATGGTATTTTCTCATAGTCACCCTCGTCACGATCTCGGTATTGACGTGTCTGGTGTCGGGTGTAGTGTTCTCCTTCAACTTTCTGGTGCTGTCTGATGACAAATCTCCCCCTCCCCCCACAAATCTCAAGGAAAGTGTTTCAG AAGAGGTGGTGGTGCTGCAGAAGTGGGTGTGGTATCTTCTAATAGCCATGGTGTCACTGAGCTGTCTCAACTTGGTCTCCACGGCGATGTTGGCTTACGACAAGTTCAAGAAGCCTAATCCCCGCCTCAGCGATTATGTGGACTCAG TTCCACGACACCTTCTGATCATGGCACCGCGGATAATGAACCGCCGCTCCTGGAATGCCGCTCCGCCCTTAGGCACCTTGGATGTCAACCGGTTGCCGGTCAAGATGGTAGTGGTCACCCACACCGAAACGGAACCCTGCTCGTCCCCGGATCTGTGTCGGGAGCAGATAAACAGCCTGCAACGGACCCACATGGGCGCCAGAGATTGGCTGGATATCGCCTACAACTTCCTGATCGGCGAGGACGGATCGGTCTATATTGGCCGCGGCTGGGACTTTCTGGGGTCTCACACCAAAGGACACAACGTTGGCAATCTCGGGGTGGCGTTGATGGGCACCTTCGCCCACTTGGAGCCCACCAACGAGCAGATGGAAGCGCTGAGAAAACTCATTCAGTTGGGCGTCAAGATGAATAAGATATCGGACAGTTACAGTCTGGTGTGTCAGTGTCAACTACAGGTGGTCGACTTCCCCGAGGTGAAGTTGATGGAGAAGCTTAAATCTTGGGAGAGGTTCCAGAGGGACCTTCCAGTGATAAGGAGGAGTGAGGTTTAG